The Pirellulales bacterium genome contains a region encoding:
- the ilvN gene encoding acetolactate synthase small subunit: MSQRHVLSAVVQNVPGVLAHISGMLASRGYNIDSLAVGTTENKEFSRMTLVVVGDDRVLEQVRRQLEKIVTIVKVDDFVNQNYIERDLMLIKVKAPGGARSEIRELTDIFRGRIVDVAPREVIIEISGQERKVEAFIDLMRPFGILELVRTGRIAMVRGNNKLEEEIPSGFEMPVDDEVVRGSFA, encoded by the coding sequence ATGAGCCAGCGCCACGTTCTTTCGGCAGTTGTCCAAAACGTCCCGGGCGTTTTGGCGCATATCTCAGGCATGTTAGCCAGTCGTGGTTACAATATTGACAGTTTGGCGGTGGGAACGACCGAAAACAAAGAATTTTCGCGGATGACGCTGGTCGTGGTGGGTGATGACCGCGTCCTAGAGCAGGTGCGCCGCCAACTGGAAAAGATCGTCACGATTGTAAAAGTGGACGATTTTGTCAATCAAAACTATATCGAGCGGGACCTGATGTTGATCAAGGTCAAGGCTCCGGGGGGAGCCCGTAGCGAGATTCGCGAATTGACGGATATCTTTCGGGGGCGGATCGTGGATGTGGCCCCGCGCGAGGTCATCATCGAAATCAGCGGCCAAGAACGCAAGGTCGAGGCGTTTATCGACCTGATGCGTCCGTTTGGCATTTTAGAATTGGTCCGGACCGGGCGGATTGCCATGGTGCGCGGCAACAACAAGCTGGAAGAGGAAATCCCCAGCGGCTTTGAAATGCCCGTGGATGACGAAGTCGTCCGCGGTTCCTTTGCCTAA